TGAGATTTTTAACGCCGATTTTTTGGATTTGGATGTTAAAGGAGATATATGCTTTGTAGATTTATTCCCATACATGGAACCAGATATTTATTTAAAAAAAGCAAAAGAGATTGCAGATGAAGTGGTTATTATTTAGCATCAATAAGCGTCAATAAATTTTCTCATAAAATAGTCAAATGATTTGTTTTTCTTTCTTGCAATTTCAATAGAATAATGCTTTAAAATTTCTATCATAAAATTGATACGAGAGTCATTTTTTGGTATTAGATTATTAAATTGCTCTTTTGTTATAGTATTGGCATCAATATTATGTGTAAGCTTTATTTTTAATTTTTTAGCAAGTTCTGGACTAATACCTGCAATATACCAACTTTCAATTTTTTTAATTACTATGATAATTTTATTATTATCTACATTTTTATAACGTTGTTTTATTTTTTCCTTTCTTCTAGTTATACATGGGGAATTATTAATATCCGCAACATAAATATAATCCGCCCAATCCATAGATTCAATACTTTTTATCCAATTAATTATTTTTTCATCTTTTTCTTCAGCATATTTTATTATTTGTACATGGTCATATTTCTTTTCAAGAAGTGGTTTTATAACCCTTTCAAAAAATCTTTCATCATCATTTCCCTCAACAAAAACATATAGTAGTTTGTAGGTCATTTAGATGCCCCCCAAAATATTCTTAACATATAATTCTTCAATTCCTATTTCGTTTTCCAAAAATACTTTAATTTCTTTTTTGTCTAATGGTCTTGAAATTGTAGAAAATCCTTCTTTATTTCTTGAAACTACCAGAATGTTATCCAAACCTGCATATTTTACCATTTCAGGATTATGTGTTGTTACAATAATCTGTTTTTTACGGGAAGCATCTTTCATCATTTCAATGACTTTCGAAATAAGATAAGGATGTATATTTCTTTCTGGTTCTTCAATAATTGTTAAGGGTTTCTCTTCAAAATATACTGCAATAATTAAAGCAGTTATATTAATAGTCCCATCAGAAATTAAAGATGCTGGCAAATATTGTTCTTTAAAGTATTTTTCTCGTAGTTTAAATAATAAAGATTTGTCTTCAAATTTTTCTACATTTAAGTCATCTACAAACGGTAAAAGCTCACTAATTAAATTATAGAGCTTTCTTTTTTTCTCTTTATTTTCAATAAGATTCTTAAGAACAATAGATAAGTTACTTCCATCTTCTTCTAATTCAAATTTACCTGTAATTTGTGTAGCTTTTTTTGAAAGTTTTGGATCTATATCATATATAGCCGCGTTTTGCAAATCGTCAATTATAGGTATTAAAGGCAAAATTGCAAAAGATACTTTAAGAATAGATATATTATTAGGTAATTTACTTTCTAATAATTTTAATGATGGTGGGAACACAATATCCTCTTTTTTTAATGGTAATTTTGAGGGAGTTTCTAATTTAATACGCAATTTCCCTTTATTAAGTGAACAAATTAATTTTCCTTCTCCCAACTTTTTATTAGTATTTTCTTCAATAAAATTACATTTCAAAGTTAGTCGTTCATTAACACTCTTAAATCCCAAACCTCTTTTTTTGAATTCCATAACAAAATCATAAATAACTTCACAAACTTCCATTGAAAACTTTTGGTTTTTTTCGGATAATATTGGTACGTTAAATTTTTTATCAAAAACTACTCTTATTGATAAGTTTTCGGACGGGCCTATTTTCATATTTCTTAAGTACTCAATACCCCCTTGCATGGATATTGCGTTATCTAATCCATACATAGATAAATCTCTTAAAAATTTAAATATTTGAATAAAATTTGATTTTCCTGAAGCATTAGGCCCAATTAACACATTAAATTTCCCAAGGTCAACATCCAATTCTTTAAAACTTTTGAAATTTTTGACACATATTCTTTTTATAACCATAATTATCCCTCACTCAACTGTAACACTCTTAGCTAAACCTCTTGGCTTATCAACATCCCTACCGAGGTCAACGGCCTTATAATAAGCCAACAATTGGCATGCTGGGGCATAGACGAATGGGCTAACCTCCTCCATGACATCTGGGACTTTTATAATTTCATCAACCTCAACATCTATTGGAGAGATTGCAACAACCTTTCCATTTCTCGCTTTAATTTCTTCTATATTAGATAAAACTGAATTTAGGAGCTTGGAGTTTGATGGTGGGACTAAAGCAACGGTATCCATGTTCTCATCAATCAATGAAATAGTTCCATGCTTTAAGAACCCACTACTCATTCCCTCTGCATGCAAATAGGTAATTTCCTTAAACTTCAAAGCCCCCTCCAAAGCATTTGGTAGATTTATCCCCTTGGATATAAAGATGTAGTTATGAACTTTTAAGTTCTCTGCAATCCTTTTTATCTCATCCTTTTCATTCAGCACTTCTTTTATATAGTTAGGGATTTTCTCAATCTCTGCTCTATATTTGCTCATATCCTTGCCAATAACTTCCCCATATTCAATAAACAACCTATATAGTATCATTAACTGGGCCATATATGTTTTTGTTGCACATACCGCAATCTCAATTCCTGCTCCCATCATGATTGTTATATCCGCCTCTCTTGTTGCAGTGCTTCCCAAAACATTTACAATTGTTGCCGTCTTTGCATTTTTACTCTTTGCATACCTTATTGCCTTTATTGTGTCGTAGGTTTCCCCACTTTGAGTTATTGCAATAACCAAGGTTTTTTCATCAACAACTCCCTTAATTAAAAACTCTGATGCGTCTATTGGAATAACTACCTTTCCCATCATGGCAAACCAATACTCAGCAACCATTGCTGCATGTAGAGATGTTCCCATAGCAACAATATACACTCTTTCATAATCCTTCATCAATTTTGCAAGTTTTTTTATTTCTTCTCTTGAAATTTTGGCAGAGATTTTTAATATCTCTGGTTCTTCCATAATCTCTTTTAGCATGAAGTGTGGATAACCCCCCTTCTCAGCACTTTCTATGTTCCACTCTATCTCCATAACTTCTCTATCTATTTTTTTGCCGTTGTTTTCAATTGTCAATGAAAAACCATCTCCTCTTTTAATAACCACGAAATCCCCATCTTCTAATGGTATTGCCTTATTTGTAAATTCCAAGAAGGCGGATATATCACTTCCTAAGAAATATCCATCCTCTTCGACACCAACCATCAATGGACTTTCATTTCTCGCTCCAATGAGAACATTTGGGAAGTTTTTATTTATTATTGCCAATGCATAAGTACCATTTAATTTTTTTATGGCATTTTTAACGGCATTTATGTATTCATCCTCAGAGGGGTTTTCATATTTCTTTAGCTCCTCTTCAATTAAATGAGCAACAACTTCTGTATCCGTCTCTGATTTAAATTCATGACCTTTTTTAATTAATTCCTCTTTTAATTCTTTATAATTACTTATAATTCCATTATGAACAACTGCGATTTCATTTTTACAATCAGTATGTGGGTGGGCATTTTGTTTGCTTATCCCTCCATGTGTTGCCCATCTTGAGTTATGATTAATTATTAGATTTCCAATAAAATTATGATAATCTTCAACCTCTAAATCATAAACATACTCAACATCTGATTCAATCTTTTCAATCTCAAATTTTGTCCAAACCACATCTCCATCTAAGAATTTTTTTAGGTAATTTGCTTTGTCATATAATCCCCTACTGTTTAGTTCTTCGATAATCTTTTCTATTGTGTAATCAGTACAATAGTTATCTCCATTTTTTATTGTTTTTAATGGAACTCCCACAAACTCTATTATTTCTTTTTTAGTCAGTGGAACTGAAATATATCTAAAGTTAAGTCCTTTCATTTTGTTTAATATGCCGTTTAATTTTTCCATTTTGTCCTTTGCAGTAAAGCCAATGTATTTTTTAAATAATTCAAAGGATTTTTTATCACTTATAAGAAGTTTATGGGAATCATTCCAATTTTTCTCTTTTCTCTCCATTTTTGAATATGATGCTAAAATTCCAAATCTCAACAACAAGAACTGAATTTCTTTTATAAGGCATTCGGAAGTCATTTCTATACCAATTTGCTTAGTATTAACTCCCATATAACCTTCTGCATCAAATATTCCCCTTAAATATGATGCAACTAAATCATTATTTAATCTAAATACAAATTTTGGAGTTCTCTCATTACCTGTTTTATTAAATAACTCTGGAATGTTCTCTTTAAACCAATCAACCAAGTATTTGCTGTTTATTTCCAATATGTAATGATTACCTTCTCCTTTTTTGATATTTCCTTCTAAGTTAAAGACATTTTTAAATAGTTGGTTGTATTCCTCCAAAACTTCTTTTCTTTCATCTTTTAATCTTAATGTTCTATTTGAAGAGAAATATCCGTCTCCAATAATATAACCAATAATTTGCATTAATTCAGGAGTAGGAGTTTTTGGGAATTTAACTGGATTTGTATAATGTAAATTATTCTCATTTATAACCTCTTCAAAGTTGATGCCATAGAGAGAGCATAATTTCTTTAATCTCTCTTCTTCAATGCTTTCCAATTTCCCATTCTCAATTTTTGTAATATATATTTCTTTTACCCCTTCCAATTTTTCAATATCTTTTCTTGTTAATCTCAATTTTTCTCTAACTTTTCTTAGTTTATTTCTTATTGTCTCATCCAACTTATAATGCCTTTCAACATATACATCCTTAAACTCAACACTATCATTAAAATTATAATTCAACTTTCTCACTATACCAATCAACTCATTTCCATTCAAATCCTTAACACATTTCTCAACTATCTTTCCATTCTCTACAACAAACAGTTTATGCTCTCCAGTTGTAATAAGTTCAGAAAAAGCAGTTTTTATCTTATATAATATCTTTGGTGCTTTATGTTTAAACTTTTTGATTTTTTTGTTATATAGTTTCAAATCTTCAAAATTAACTGATAAAACCTCATCTTTATCAATTTCAGAAATCTTTTTCATTCTTCCATCTGGTAGTATAACATAAGTGTCTGGATGCAAACAATGCCCTACACCAATATTTCCCTCGACACTCAAAAAATTCTCCTTCTTTGCAACTTCTTCAACTTTTCCAACGTTCTTTTTTATTGTTAAGTTGTTGTCATTCACAACCCCAATCCCACAACTGTCATATCCCCTATATTCCAATCTTAATAATCCTTTTAATAAAACTTCAGATGCCTTTTTATTTCCAATATATCCAATTATTCCACACATTGTTTCTACCTTTGTAATTTTTCTTTGAAACCTTTCATAGATTATCTTTAATTACTTCAGCTATTGCTCTTGATAATGTTGGTGGAACGCTCTCTCCAATCATGTTATATTGTGTATTTCTCCCACCAAAGAATACAAAATTATCATCAAATCCCATTAATCTCGCTTGCTCTCTAACAGTTAAGAGCCTATCTTCAAACGGATGGATAAACCTTCCCTTTCCTTTAACTGTGGGGGCTAATTTGTAAGGATGTAGTCGGAACCAATTTTCCATGATTTTATTCTTTCCCTTAAATTTATATAAACTTTCCCCCCACTTTAATTTTGAAATTAATGCCAATTTTTTTGGAGAGAGTTTTTGTATCTCGTGGTTTGGGGCATTTTCATCTATATTGCTGAGAGCATCAATGACAACTCTCTTTTCACGTTTTTTTGGTTTTAATTTTATGTTGGATATGAACATCCTTGCTCTTTTAGATGGATTTCCATAATCCTCTGCCCTCAGTATATTAAAGTATACTTTATGTCCAATATCTCCAAACAATTTCTTTAGTTCATCCTTTATTTCCTTTATGTGGGGAACGTTTTCCATGATAAATATTAAATCATCATTCTTTTTTGTGAAGTAATCTACATAATTTATATAGTAGAGGACAAGTTGTCCTATTTTATCTTTATATAACCTATCCACTGGATTATCTTTAATTTTTATATTTGCTTTTGTAAATGGTTCACATGGGGGAGAGCCGATAATTACATCAACTTTCTCTTTATTTATAAATTCATCAAACGCCATTGGAGGAATCCTCTTAATATCGTCCACCCAAACCTTTGCACCAACGTTATACATGTATGTTTTTGCAGAGGGTTTAAAGTTTTCGATTCCTCCCAATATGTTAAAATGTTTTTTAAATCCTATAGAGAAACCACCACATCCGCAGAATAAGTCTATAACGTTTGGTTTTTCTTCCATATAATCCACCAAAGTTTTTTATAAACTAAGATTTATTTAAATTATAATAGATATTAAATTATATAGACAATATATTTAAATTTAGGATTGGATTTATTCCTTATTTAAAGATTTTTAAAATTTTCTTTACAAAGTTGTCAAGGTATTTCCATGAGTGGAAAGGAAGAGTTTAATCCAACAATAAACATAGAATATAAAGGAAAAATTATAACCTCTAATCAAATAAATATCCTAAAGGCTATTCTAAGGACAAAATCTCAAAACAAAGCAGCAAAGATGTTAAAAGTCCCACCTTCCTCAATAAATATACAAATAAAAAGGCTCGAGAGTAAGTTAAATACTAAATTAATCTACTCATCTCCCTCTGGGACAATGCTAACTGAGGAAGGCATAAGAATCATAGATTACTTTAACTCAATACAGAATAGGTTGAATGAGGGGGAATTTATTGCTTGTGGATTTGTTAGTGGGGAAATTGGGAGAATCTTGTTTGATGATGTTATCATTTCCTCATTTGATAATGTTTTAAAGTTATACAACATGGGATTGACAAAGATCATTGGTGTTGATGATCCATATTGGAGTTTTAGAGTAATGGATAGTAGGTTTTTAAGGAGTGAGGGTGGATTAGGTGTTGAGAGTGAGGGGGAAGTTTATCCAGTTGCTTATGATTACTTTGTTATGGTTTATAAGGATGAATTTGATTTCAAAAATTTGGTTGGGATTAGATATTCTGCCCAAAGGATTGTGTGGAAGATATTAAAGAATGAGGGCATATCATTTAAAATAACAAAATGTGTCAAAAATCCATTTCAAGCCATTGAATCGGTTGAAGAGGGATATAGTTTATTTTTAAATAAGAGTTTTTCAAAATATATTAATAATTATAACATAGAAGAGCCAAAATTCTATGAAAAAACAAAACATACCATAAACTTTATTGGTGATTTAGAGGGGATGAATGAATTAATTGAAAAGAAAAAGAAAGAAATTAAAAATGCTGGATTTGAGGTTATCTGTTAATTACTGTGGTACTTTACCCCCCGGCACCATAACGGTTAATTTAACTTGCTTAACTCCTTTTTGGGCAGTTAATTTATCAGTTAATTCTTTTATTTGCTTTGCATCTCCTCTAACCAATATAACTTCCATACAGTGGTCGTGATCTAAATGCACGTGGAGAGTTGCGACAATAATATCTGTATAGTCGTGCTGAATCTCTGTTAATTTTTCTGTAACATCTGACATGTGGTGGTCGTAAATAACATTAATTGTTCCGGCTCTTTCCCCCTCTAAGCTGTGTATCCACTTGTGCTTTATTATATAATCCCTTATAGCATCCCTTATTGCCTCACTTCTACTTGCATAACCTCTCTCTGCAATAATTTCATCGAATTCGTTGAGTAATTTTGTTGGGAGGGATATACTTATTCTATCCATGTCCACCATATTACTACCCCTTTATAGTTTTTACGATTCTTCATTAATAATAATTGATAATATATATTATTAACTGATATATAAATTCTTGCATACATCATAATACCAAATGGTGATACAATGAGTTTGATAATAGGATATTATGGAAGAAATGGGGCTGTATTAGGTGGAGATAAGAGAAACATTATGTTTAGGGGGGATATAGAGAAAAGAAAAAAGCTTGAAGAGATGTTGTATAATGGAGAAATTAAGGATGATGAAGAATTATTAAAGAAGGCAGAGGAATTTGGTATTAAACTACACATTGAAGACAATAGGAAAAAGGTTAGAAAAATAGGAGATGATGTTTTAGTTGGGGAGGTAAAGTCCATTGGTATAGATTCTGAAAGGAGAAGAGTTTACTTAACAAAAGGAAAATGTATAATTGTTGATGTATTTAATGATGAAATAAGAAACAAATGGACAAAAACGGGTTCTGGAGTTGTAGTTTTTGGAAATAGATATGTAAAGAAAATAGCTGAAGAGGAATTTAGAAAAGCTGGATATAGATTAACTATGATGAGTTTGGAAGAAATTAGGGATTTAATTGAAAATATCTTCAAAAAATGCAATACTCCTTCAGTGAGTAAGGGATATGATATTATATACACAACAAAAGAATGCAAAAATTTAGAGGAGGTCGTAAAGAAAGATTTAGATGCATTATTTGAATACAGAGAAACCTTAAGAAAAAAGATGATTGATTTTGGTAAAGTCATGACTATAGTGAATAAGATTGTAAAAAATGGAGAGATTGGAGTAATAAAAAACGGAAAACTTGTTCTATATGACAAATACATAGCAATAGACAAAATTTGCCCAAATCCAAAAATGTTTAATGAGATAGAGGTTAAGGGAGACGTTGAGGATGGTGATGTAATAGTCATTGAAAATGGAGAGATGAAGGTTAAGGGAAAGAACACGCCTGTTTTTGTTGATTACACTATCTGTGAAAAATAAAATATATTGCGTTTGTGTTATTAGTTTCCATCTCCCTATGGCTCTAATTGAAACTTTAGAAAAGTTTCGTCAAAATGGGATGCATTGCTTCGCTTCGCTCAGCAATGCCTCTTTTAGATAAAAATAAAATTTCCATCCTAAGGGTGATTTTAACAAATAACTTAATTTTGATAAAAAACTTCTTTTTTCTATTTTCATCCTTAAGGGCTGATTTTAACATGGTGGTGAAGAAAGTTATTATTATGAAAAATTCTTATTTCCATCCCCCTATGGGTCTGATTTTAACATGGTTAATAAAAAATGTTATGGATATTTGGTTTTAAAAATTTCCATCCCCCTAAGGGTCTGATTTTAACTGGATATAATATACCTTTAACATCTACATACCAATTTCCATCCCCCTAAGGGTCTGATTTTAACAAAAGGTATCATGTATTCTCTAATTATTTTGATTATTCGCAATCATTTCCATCCCCCTAAGGGTCTGATTTTAACACGAATGATAAGAGCCTTAAGGTTCGCATGCAAATTATTTCCATCCCCCTAAGGGTCTG
The sequence above is a segment of the Methanotorris igneus Kol 5 genome. Coding sequences within it:
- a CDS encoding helix-turn-helix domain-containing protein; this translates as MSGKEEFNPTINIEYKGKIITSNQINILKAILRTKSQNKAAKMLKVPPSSINIQIKRLESKLNTKLIYSSPSGTMLTEEGIRIIDYFNSIQNRLNEGEFIACGFVSGEIGRILFDDVIISSFDNVLKLYNMGLTKIIGVDDPYWSFRVMDSRFLRSEGGLGVESEGEVYPVAYDYFVMVYKDEFDFKNLVGIRYSAQRIVWKILKNEGISFKITKCVKNPFQAIESVEEGYSLFLNKSFSKYINNYNIEEPKFYEKTKHTINFIGDLEGMNELIEKKKKEIKNAGFEVIC
- a CDS encoding AAA family ATPase; the encoded protein is MVIKRICVKNFKSFKELDVDLGKFNVLIGPNASGKSNFIQIFKFLRDLSMYGLDNAISMQGGIEYLRNMKIGPSENLSIRVVFDKKFNVPILSEKNQKFSMEVCEVIYDFVMEFKKRGLGFKSVNERLTLKCNFIEENTNKKLGEGKLICSLNKGKLRIKLETPSKLPLKKEDIVFPPSLKLLESKLPNNISILKVSFAILPLIPIIDDLQNAAIYDIDPKLSKKATQITGKFELEEDGSNLSIVLKNLIENKEKKRKLYNLISELLPFVDDLNVEKFEDKSLLFKLREKYFKEQYLPASLISDGTINITALIIAVYFEEKPLTIIEEPERNIHPYLISKVIEMMKDASRKKQIIVTTHNPEMVKYAGLDNILVVSRNKEGFSTISRPLDKKEIKVFLENEIGIEELYVKNILGGI
- the nikR gene encoding nickel-responsive transcriptional regulator NikR; translation: MVDMDRISISLPTKLLNEFDEIIAERGYASRSEAIRDAIRDYIIKHKWIHSLEGERAGTINVIYDHHMSDVTEKLTEIQHDYTDIIVATLHVHLDHDHCMEVILVRGDAKQIKELTDKLTAQKGVKQVKLTVMVPGGKVPQ
- a CDS encoding DUF2121 family protein; translated protein: MSLIIGYYGRNGAVLGGDKRNIMFRGDIEKRKKLEEMLYNGEIKDDEELLKKAEEFGIKLHIEDNRKKVRKIGDDVLVGEVKSIGIDSERRRVYLTKGKCIIVDVFNDEIRNKWTKTGSGVVVFGNRYVKKIAEEEFRKAGYRLTMMSLEEIRDLIENIFKKCNTPSVSKGYDIIYTTKECKNLEEVVKKDLDALFEYRETLRKKMIDFGKVMTIVNKIVKNGEIGVIKNGKLVLYDKYIAIDKICPNPKMFNEIEVKGDVEDGDVIVIENGEMKVKGKNTPVFVDYTICEK
- a CDS encoding DNA cytosine methyltransferase is translated as MEEKPNVIDLFCGCGGFSIGFKKHFNILGGIENFKPSAKTYMYNVGAKVWVDDIKRIPPMAFDEFINKEKVDVIIGSPPCEPFTKANIKIKDNPVDRLYKDKIGQLVLYYINYVDYFTKKNDDLIFIMENVPHIKEIKDELKKLFGDIGHKVYFNILRAEDYGNPSKRARMFISNIKLKPKKREKRVVIDALSNIDENAPNHEIQKLSPKKLALISKLKWGESLYKFKGKNKIMENWFRLHPYKLAPTVKGKGRFIHPFEDRLLTVREQARLMGFDDNFVFFGGRNTQYNMIGESVPPTLSRAIAEVIKDNL
- the glmS gene encoding glutamine--fructose-6-phosphate transaminase (isomerizing), with translation MCGIIGYIGNKKASEVLLKGLLRLEYRGYDSCGIGVVNDNNLTIKKNVGKVEEVAKKENFLSVEGNIGVGHCLHPDTYVILPDGRMKKISEIDKDEVLSVNFEDLKLYNKKIKKFKHKAPKILYKIKTAFSELITTGEHKLFVVENGKIVEKCVKDLNGNELIGIVRKLNYNFNDSVEFKDVYVERHYKLDETIRNKLRKVREKLRLTRKDIEKLEGVKEIYITKIENGKLESIEEERLKKLCSLYGINFEEVINENNLHYTNPVKFPKTPTPELMQIIGYIIGDGYFSSNRTLRLKDERKEVLEEYNQLFKNVFNLEGNIKKGEGNHYILEINSKYLVDWFKENIPELFNKTGNERTPKFVFRLNNDLVASYLRGIFDAEGYMGVNTKQIGIEMTSECLIKEIQFLLLRFGILASYSKMERKEKNWNDSHKLLISDKKSFELFKKYIGFTAKDKMEKLNGILNKMKGLNFRYISVPLTKKEIIEFVGVPLKTIKNGDNYCTDYTIEKIIEELNSRGLYDKANYLKKFLDGDVVWTKFEIEKIESDVEYVYDLEVEDYHNFIGNLIINHNSRWATHGGISKQNAHPHTDCKNEIAVVHNGIISNYKELKEELIKKGHEFKSETDTEVVAHLIEEELKKYENPSEDEYINAVKNAIKKLNGTYALAIINKNFPNVLIGARNESPLMVGVEEDGYFLGSDISAFLEFTNKAIPLEDGDFVVIKRGDGFSLTIENNGKKIDREVMEIEWNIESAEKGGYPHFMLKEIMEEPEILKISAKISREEIKKLAKLMKDYERVYIVAMGTSLHAAMVAEYWFAMMGKVVIPIDASEFLIKGVVDEKTLVIAITQSGETYDTIKAIRYAKSKNAKTATIVNVLGSTATREADITIMMGAGIEIAVCATKTYMAQLMILYRLFIEYGEVIGKDMSKYRAEIEKIPNYIKEVLNEKDEIKRIAENLKVHNYIFISKGINLPNALEGALKFKEITYLHAEGMSSGFLKHGTISLIDENMDTVALVPPSNSKLLNSVLSNIEEIKARNGKVVAISPIDVEVDEIIKVPDVMEEVSPFVYAPACQLLAYYKAVDLGRDVDKPRGLAKSVTVE